The Zhihengliuella sp. ISTPL4 genomic interval CACCGTGTCCTCGCCGAGACTCGGCAGCACGTCCTCGACGTAGCCGAGGTACTGCGGGGTCGGGCCTACGAGGAGCATCCCGCCGGCTCCGTTCGTCAGGCGGGGCTCGGCGTACAGGAGGTGTGCCGCCCGGTGCAGCGCGACCACCGTCTTCCCGGTGCCGGGGCCGCCGTCCACGACGAGAGCGCCGGGGGAGGGGGCTCGGACGATCGCGTCCTGATCCGCCTGGATCGTTGCGAGCACGTCGCGCATCCGCCCGGTGCGGTGGGCGTCCAGGCTCGCGAGGAACGCGGACTGATCGTCGAGGGAGGCCGCACCGTCGAGTCCCTCCGGCGACAGGGCCTCGTCCCAGTAGTCCGTGATGCGGCCGCCGTGCCACCGATACCGTCGCCGGGAGACGAGGCCCCGAGGGTCCTCCCAGGTCGCCGCGAAGTACGGTTCCGCGGCCGGAGCCCGCCAGTCGACGAGCAGCCGCGCGCCGTCCGCATCCGCGACCCCGGCGCGACCGATGTACACCGGGGGCCCGTCCGCGGGGGTCATCCGACCGAGGCACATATCGATGCCGAACCGCTCGCGGAGGCGCAGGGTCGCGCTGAGCCGTCGGATCTCCAGGTCACGGTCGACTGCCGTCACGCCCGCGTCCGCGGTCTGTCGACGGATCAGGGAGAGACGGGAGGACAGGGACTCCCGTTCCCTGGTCAGGGCGGCGTCGAGCCGTCGGAGGTGTTCGCGGTCGGCGGCGATGAGGTCATCCGCGGATTTCGCCGCGCGTTCGTCGGAAAGGTGAAAGGGGTCGAGCAGCAACGAGGGTCTCCTTCGCGAGGCGCGTGCGAGGACACGCGAGCCGTCGATTCTGCCTGGTCAGGGGGCCCTTGCGGCAAGCCCCCACCCCGGCGATATCCTGGAAATGCAGGGAGACGGGGGACCCACCATGACCCATCGGATCGGCTACCTCATCGGCAGCCTCGCATCGGACTCGATCAACCGCATCCTCGCGAAGGCACTCGTCCGCCTCGCCCCACCGAGCCTCGAGCTCGTGGAGATCCCGATCCGCGACCTTCCGCTCTACAACCGCGACGACGAACTCGAACCCGTCGCCGCGGTCACCGTGTTCAAGAGCGCCGTGGAGAACGCAGAGGGTCTGCTCCTCGTCTCGCCGGAGTACAACCGCTCCATCCCCGGCGCGCTGAAGAACGCCATCGACTGGGGTTCGCGGCCGTGGGGGCACAACTCCTTCGCGCGGAAGCCCACCGGCATCATCGGTGCCTCGACCGGGGCGATCGGCACCGCCGTCATGCAGTCGTCGATGCGGAGCGTGCTGAGCTTCCTCAACGCGCCCCAGCTGAACGCCCCGGAGGCCTACACCACGTTCCGCCCCGAGGTGTTCGGCGTCGCCGGCGAGGTGCACGACGCCGACACCGAGAAGTTCCTGGCGCATTACATGGAGGAGTACGCGGCCTTCGTCGAGCGGGTGCTGTCGCTCACCGCGCCGGGTCACGTCGGTGATCGGTAGCCGGCGCTCGCCGCGTCACGCCGACGCGGACACCAGCGCGCTCAGGGCAAGCGCGTCGTGGGGCGCGTGTCCGCGGGCATCGTTGTCGAAGTACACGTAGACGTCGCGCGGTCTCGCGTCGCCGGCCCCTGTGCCGTCGGCCCACCCGCGGATGAGCGTCGCCCACTCGCGCAGCTCGGCGTCGGTGTAGCCGCTGTGGTAGAGCATCTGCGCGCCGTGGAGACGGATGTAGACGAAGTCGGTCGTGAGAGCGTCGAAGCGCGGCCATTTCCCCGCCGTGTCGGCGATGACGAGGGAGGTGCCGTGCTCCTGCAGGAGATGCAGGCTCGCGGGATCGGCGAACGAGTCCGAACGCGGTTCGAGGGCGTACCGAAGCGGCCGGTCGGCGTCGATCTCCAGCCAGGCCCTGTCCTTCAGGCGCTCGTCATGACGACGAGCGAGCGCGAGGGCCTCCGCCGTCGTCCGGGGGAGCGTGTCGAGGAACGACCCCAGGAGTTCGGCGTCGAAGTCTTGCCGCTCGGGGAGCTGCCAGAGGATCGGGCCGAGGCGGGGGCCGAGGGCGAGGACCCCCGAGGCGAAGAAGTTCGCCAGCGCCTGCTCGACGTTCCGCAGCCGCAGCATGTGACTGACGTAGCGCGAGCCCTTGACCGCGAACACGAAGTCCTCAGGAACGCTCGCCGCCCACCGCCGGTAGCTGTCGGGCCGTTGCAGGGAGTAGAACGATCCGTTGAGCTCCACCGTGGGGAACAGCGAACCGATGTGCTCGAGCTCTCGGCGCTGCGGCAGGCCGCGCGGATAGAAGTCGCCGCGCCACCGGGCGTACCGCCACCCGGAGACGCCGATGCGGACCCGGCCCGGACCGCCCGCCCGGCTCATGGCAGCCTCCGGCGGGTCAAGCCCCTTGCCGCTCGCTTCCGAGCTCGGCAGGCTGGAGACATCCACACCGAAGGAGGAGAAGCCATGTCCCTCAATGACCATCCGATCGACGATGTGAAGCCCGAAGCCGACCTGCGGGAGCAGGAGCGTCTTGCGTCGGAGGCGCCGGAGGACCCCGAAGCTCCGGCCCCGTCGGCGCCGGAGCCGCATCCCATCGAAGCGGATCCCGCGGACGCCGCGGAGCAGCGCATCGAGGTGCCGTTGGACGAGGACGACCTCGACGGCGACGAGGGCTGAGGTCCGATGCCGGCGTGCGCGCCGGGTCGGCGTCGGTGGCGGCGGAGGGGCGTCATGACGCTCGACCGTAGTCCGATGGGCGCGTGCCTCCGCCGGGGTTGACGCTCGGCAGGACGGCGGCTAGCCGCGGGGTATGCCCTCTCGACGGGACCGCCCCAACCCGGTGCTGCCGAGAGGGCTCACCGTCCTACCCGGACGGTTGGGGAGGCGGCGAAGTCTCGCTGTCTCTACGGCTGATCCCCCAGAGATTCAGCCGGTAGCCCCCGCTACGAGAGCAGAATATCCCTTAATCTCCTTGTCCGCCATTTGGGGGACAAAGATTTCTTCGAGAATTCTGCGCGGCTCCCGGCTCTGTCGCCGATACGGGCCGTTCCGTAGGGTGGGGGCATGGACAGGATGCTCGTCTTCGCTGGTCAGGTCGCACTCCCGGTCGGGCACCGGGTCGAGGTCTCCGAACTCGTCGACCCGCAGACGGAGGAGCCCGTCATCCTCTCCCTGCTCGATCTCGACACCGGCATCCGCTACCGTCGCGCCGAGGAGCCGCGGGCCGAGGTGACGCACTGGATCGGTCGCATCCTCGACTGCACGGTGGCGGTGGGCGTGGCGCCACGCACGTCGCTGCTCATCGACCCCATCGGGCCGTCGGCCAGCGGCGCCGGCATCGCTCTGCGCGGCGCGGATGCGGCGGTCAACGCGGCCAAGGCCGAGGCGGACCGGTGGGGTGGGTCGGACCGGCCGCCGCCGGAGGAGCCCGAACGCTTCTGGTGACCGGGTGCGCCGGGGCACGCGGGGTCATCGGAGTCATCGGAAGTCCCGCGAGCGGTGCATCACCCCGGTGCGGAGGTCTTCGAAGGCGTCGGCGAGCACGTTGACGACCCCCTCCGGGGAGCGTTCGAGGATGCCGCGGATGATGAGCGCCGGGGACTCCCTGGCGATACGACCGAACCGTCCCCACACGCCCGTCGAGCAGATCACGTTCACCAGCCCGCTCTCGTCTTCGAGGTTGACGAACGTGACACCGGCGGCGGTGGCGGGTCGTTGTCGATGGGTCACGAGCCCGGCGACTTCGACGCGCCGCCCGGTCTCGTGTCGTTGCAGGTCCGCGGCCGTCAGGACGCCGCGAGCCCGGAGGTCGTCGCGGAAGTGCGTCATCGGGTGGTCGTCGGTCGAGATGCCCGTGGCCCAGAGGTCGGCGGAGAGCCGCTCGTAGCTGGTCTGATCGGCGAACAGCGGCGGCTGCACCGCCACCGTGGTCCCCGGGAGGAACCGGGCGCGGTCCTCCGCGGCGGCGCCGGCGAGCCAGATGGCCTCCCGGCGCTCCAACCCGAGGCACGCGAAGGCTCCGGCGGTGGCCAGCGCCTCCAGCTGCGCGGCCGTGGCATCGGTGCGACGCACGAGGTCGTGCAGATCGCGGTAGGGGCCGTGGGCCTCCCGTTCGGCGACGATGCGTTCCGCCATCGGCACCCCGATCCCACGGATGCCGCTGAGCCCCAGGCGCACCGCGAATCGTCCGTCCCGGCGGTGCGCCGCGGACTCGTCCGGCGCGGTCCGGTCGAACCGATGCACGGGGGGCTGCGGATCGGCCAGGCAGTCGTCCCTTCCGGTCGCGCCTGCGGCGTCCGGCGAGAGAGGTTCGAGGGTCTCGGTGGCGCCGGAGAGGTGAAGATCCGGGCGGCGGACCTCCACGCCGTGCCGACGGGCATCCGCCGTGAGCGTCGCGGGGGAGTAGAAGCCCATGGGCTGCGATCGCAGCAGGCCCGCGAGGAAGGCGGCCGGGTAGTG includes:
- a CDS encoding NADPH-dependent FMN reductase, with protein sequence MTHRIGYLIGSLASDSINRILAKALVRLAPPSLELVEIPIRDLPLYNRDDELEPVAAVTVFKSAVENAEGLLLVSPEYNRSIPGALKNAIDWGSRPWGHNSFARKPTGIIGASTGAIGTAVMQSSMRSVLSFLNAPQLNAPEAYTTFRPEVFGVAGEVHDADTEKFLAHYMEEYAAFVERVLSLTAPGHVGDR
- a CDS encoding DUF72 domain-containing protein, with protein sequence MSRAGGPGRVRIGVSGWRYARWRGDFYPRGLPQRRELEHIGSLFPTVELNGSFYSLQRPDSYRRWAASVPEDFVFAVKGSRYVSHMLRLRNVEQALANFFASGVLALGPRLGPILWQLPERQDFDAELLGSFLDTLPRTTAEALALARRHDERLKDRAWLEIDADRPLRYALEPRSDSFADPASLHLLQEHGTSLVIADTAGKWPRFDALTTDFVYIRLHGAQMLYHSGYTDAELREWATLIRGWADGTGAGDARPRDVYVYFDNDARGHAPHDALALSALVSASA